From the genome of bacterium:
CCCGAAAAACTGGAACAGGTCGCCGTAGAAACGCATGTTCTCCTCGACCGTGAGGTCCTGGTAGAGGGAGAAACGCTGAGGCATGTAGCCGATCATTTTCTTGATCGCCTCGCGCCCGGCCACCACGTCCTGGCCGCCCACTTTTGCCGTGCCGCTGTCTGCCAGCATCAGGCCGACCAGGATACGGATCAGGGTGGTCTTGCCCGCCCCATCCGGCCCGACCAGCCCGAACAGCTCGCCGCGCGGCACGCTGAGGCTCAGGCCCTCGACCGCCCGCACCGTCCCGAACGCCTTGCCC
Proteins encoded in this window:
- a CDS encoding ABC transporter ATP-binding protein translates to MYSSSEAGGMEYDIEIEGLGKAFGTVRAVEGLSLSVPRGELFGLVGPDGAGKTTLIRILVGLMLADSGTAKVGGQDVVAGREAIKKMIGYMPQRFSLYQDLTVEENMRFYGDLFQFFGPEREARHEQLLGFSRLGPFRTRRAGQLSGGMKQKLALSCALIHT